The proteins below come from a single Aegilops tauschii subsp. strangulata cultivar AL8/78 chromosome 6, Aet v6.0, whole genome shotgun sequence genomic window:
- the LOC109779433 gene encoding F-box/LRR-repeat protein 14-like translates to MEDLPEALVTEIHKRITRTSDLNSLSLVSKQLYKIEGNQRGAIRVGSGLCTATEALTSLCPRFTNLQKLEIDYSGWILEHGNQLDNKGLFVFSSHCSSLIDLTLSFCSYIDDSGLGCLVHCKKLVSLRLNSAPKITSYGHLSVAVGCTSLSALHLIDCEKIDNVEWLEYLGRDGSLEELVVKNCKGINHHDFLKFGSGWMKLQKFEFERKRGIYDCVPGDVVYDSSYDAHSMDIYDFCCESLKDLRLAHIKTWPEVGLRAVLGKCKALEKLCLEYVQALNDNDMIALSRSCSNLKSISLWLNLQRYSSDISYCDTRTSFTDNNLYALALNCPMLQIVDLSFTGCAADWPSEIGFTQQGFLVLIQSCPIRVLVLNTANFFDDEGMKALSSSPYLEILELILCEAVTDAGMCFIG, encoded by the coding sequence ATGGAGGACCTACCGGAGGCTCTCGTGACGGAGATTCACAAGAGGATCACCAGGACAAGTGATCTGAATTCTCTTTCCCTTGTCTCAAAGCAGCTCTACAAGATAGAGGGGAATCAAAGGGGTGCTATCCGTGTTGGTTCCGGTCTTTGCACTGCTACAGAAGCACTAACATCACTGTGCCCCAGGTTCACAAATTTGCAGAAATTGGAAATTGATTACTCTGGTTGGATACTTGAACATGGAAATCAGTTGGACAACAAAGGCCTTTTTGTATTTTCATCTCACTGTTCCTCGCTGATTGATCTCACCTTAAGCTTCTGCTCATACATCGATGACTCTGGGCTTGGTTGTTTAGTGCATTGCAAGAAATTGGTTTCTCTCAGGCTGAACTCCGCACCAAAAATAACGTCATATGGGCATCTCTCGGTTGCAGTTGGTTGCACAAGTCTATCTGCCCTTCACCTTATTGATTGCGAGAAAATCGATAATGTAGAGTGGCTGGAATACCTTGGTAGGGATGGATCGTTGGAAGAGCTTGTAGTGAAGAATTGCAAAGGCATCAATCATCATGACTTCCTAAAGTTTGGTTCAGGATGGATGAAGCTCCAGAAGTTTGAGTTTGAGAGGAAAAGAGGAATATATGATTGTGTTCCAGGTGATGTGGTTTATGACTCCTCGTACGATGCTCACAGCATGGATATATATGATTTCTGCTGTGAGAGTTTGAAGGATTTAAGGTTGGCGCATATTAAAACTTGGCCAGAAGTAGGACTTCGTGCTGTACTAGGGAAGTGTAAAGCATTGGAGAAGCTTTGCCTTGAGTATGTTCAAGCCCTAAATGACAATGACATGATTGCCTTATCTCGGAGCTGCAGCAACCTTAAAAGCATCTCACTTTGGCTCAACCTGCAGAGGTACTCTAGTGATATCAGCTATTGTGATACCAGGACGTCATTTACTGATAACAACCTTTATGCTCTAGCCCTCAACTGTCCAATGCTTCAGATCGTAGACCTCAGCTTTACAGGATGTGCTGCTGACTGGCCATCAGAAATAGGATTCACACAACAAGGTTTTCTGGTGCTCATTCAGTCCTGCCCGATTCGTGTTCTCGTGCTAAATACTGCCAACTTCTTTGATGACGAGGGGATGAAGGCCCTTTCATCCTCACCATACCTGGAGATACTCGAGCTTATATTGTGTGAAGCGGTAACTGATGCTGGGATGTGCTTCATTGGATAG
- the LOC109779432 gene encoding F-box/LRR-repeat protein 14-like, which translates to MEDLPKALVTEILKRITSTSDLNSLSLVSKQLYKIEGNQRCAIYVGSGLCTATKALTSLCARFPNLRKVEIDYSGFIPGHGKQLDNKGLFVFSSHCSSLTDLTLSFCSCIDDSGPRCLAYCKTLVSLRLNSAPKITSIGLFSVAVGCTSLSALHLIDCEKIDSVEWLEYLGRDGSLKELVVKNCKGINHRDFLKFGSGWMKLQKFEFERKRGIDDRLLGDMVYDSSYNAHSMDIYDFCCDSLKDLRLAHIKTWPEVGLRVVLGKCKALEKLCLEYVHALNDNDMIALSRSCNNLKSILLCLNLQCYSSDVSYCETRTSFTDNSLYAIALNCPMLQIVDLRFTRCSRDWPLEIGFTQKGFLTLIQSCPIHVLVLNNANFFDDEGMKAVSSSPHLETLELILCHAVTDAGMRFIAHTPCLSNLILRACHNITGVGIAELGRAHKLESLVIEDCGEISLQATQGVIKSVHYSSKFSDALKKKLGFLGKC; encoded by the coding sequence ATGGAGGACCTACCGAAGGCTCTGGTGACAGAGATTCTCAAGAGGATCACCAGCACAAGTGATCTGAATTCTCTTTCCCTTGTGTCAAAGCAGCTCTACAAGATAGAGGGGAATCAGAGATGTGCTATCTATGTTGGTTCTGGTCTTTGCACTGCTACGAAAGCACTGACATCATTGTGCGCCCGGTTCCCAAATTTGCGAAAAGTGGAAATTGATTACTCTGGTTTTATACCTGGACATGGAAAGCAGTTGGACAACAAAGGCCTTTTTGTGTTTTCATCTCACTGTTCCTCGCTGACTGACCTCACCTTAAGCTTCTGCTCATGCATCGATGATTCTGGGCCTCGTTGTTTAGCTTATTGCAAGACATTGGTGTCTCTCAGGCTGAACTCTGCACCAAAAATAACGTCAATTGGGCTTTTCTCGGTCGCAGTTGGTTGCACAAGTCTATCTGCCCTTCACCTTATTGATTGCGAGAAAATTGACAGTGTAGAGTGGCTGGAATACCTTGGTAGGGATGGATCATTGAAAGAGCTTGTAGTGAAGAATTGCAAAGGAATCAATCATCGTGACTTCCTAAAGTTTGGTTCAGGATGGATGAAGCTCCAGAAGTTTGAGTTTGAGAGGAAAAGAGGAATAGATGATCGTCTTCTAGGTGATATGGTCTATGACTCCTCGTACAATGCTCATAGCATGGATATATATGATTTCTGTTGTGACAGTTTGAAGGATTTGAGATTGGCGCATATTAAAACTTGGCCAGAAGTAGGACTTCGtgttgttctagggaagtgtaaAGCATTGGAGAAGCTTTGCCTTGAGTATGTTCATGCCCTAAATGACAATGACATGATTGCATTATCTCGAAGCTGCAACAACCTTAAAAGCATCTTACTTTGTCTTAACCTGCAGTGCTACTCTAGTGATGTCAGCTACTGTGAAACCAGGACGTCATTTACTGATAACAGCCTTTATGCTATAGCCCTCAACTGTCCTATGCTTCAGATCGTAGACCTCAGATTTACACGATGTTCTCGTGACTGGCCGTTAGAAATAGGATTCACACAGAAGGGTTTTCTGACACTCATTCAGTCCTGCCCAATTCATGTTCTCGTGCTAAACAACGCCAACTTCTTTGATGACGAGGGGATGAAGGCCGTCTCATCCTCACCACATCTGGAGACACTCGAGCTTATATTGTGTCATGCGGTAACTGATGCTGGGATGCGCTTCATTGCGCACACCCCATGCTTGAGTAATCTCATACTTCGGGCGTGTCATAACATTACTGGTGTTGGAATTGCTGAACTAGGACGTGCACATAAGTTAGAGTCTTTGGTCATTGAGGATTGTGGTGAGATCTCTCTGCAAGCTACGCAAGGTGTAATCAAGTCAGTTCACTACTCCAGCAAGTTTTCAGATGCCCTGAAGAAGAAACTTGGATTTTTGGGCAAGTGTTGA